A genomic segment from Bradyrhizobium sp. ISRA430 encodes:
- the fabI gene encoding enoyl-ACP reductase FabI, with protein sequence MIPVFPDSKVALKGKKGLVVGIANDQSIAWGCARAFRALGADLAVTYLNDRAKKHVEPLAQALEAPIFMPLDVMAEGQTEAVFERIAKEWGQLDFLLHSIAFAPKEALHGRVVDVGRDGFLKTMDVSCWSFLRMAHLAEPLMKNGGTMFTMTYYGSQMVVENYNIMGVAKAALEASVRYIAAELGPKGIRVHAISPGPLATRAASGIPEFDELMNKAQSKAPARSLVSIDDVGNATAFLALDGARLMTGSVLYIDGGYHIID encoded by the coding sequence ATGATCCCCGTATTTCCGGATAGCAAAGTGGCCCTCAAGGGAAAGAAGGGCCTGGTCGTCGGCATCGCCAATGATCAGTCGATCGCCTGGGGTTGCGCGCGGGCGTTTCGCGCGCTCGGGGCCGATCTCGCCGTCACCTATCTGAACGACCGCGCCAAAAAGCATGTCGAGCCGCTGGCGCAGGCGCTGGAGGCGCCGATCTTCATGCCGCTCGATGTCATGGCCGAAGGCCAGACCGAGGCGGTGTTCGAGCGCATCGCGAAGGAGTGGGGTCAGCTCGACTTCCTGCTTCATTCCATCGCCTTCGCGCCCAAGGAGGCCTTGCACGGCCGCGTCGTGGATGTCGGTCGTGACGGCTTCCTCAAGACCATGGACGTGTCGTGCTGGTCGTTCCTGCGCATGGCCCATCTCGCCGAGCCCCTGATGAAGAACGGCGGCACGATGTTCACCATGACCTACTACGGCAGCCAGATGGTGGTGGAGAACTACAACATCATGGGCGTGGCGAAAGCGGCGCTGGAGGCATCTGTCCGTTACATCGCCGCGGAGCTTGGCCCGAAAGGCATCCGCGTGCATGCAATCTCGCCGGGCCCGCTGGCGACCCGCGCGGCGTCAGGCATCCCCGAGTTCGACGAGCTCATGAACAAGGCGCAGTCGAAGGCGCCGGCGCGTAGCCTCGTCAGCATCGACGACGTTGGCAATGCCACCGCGTTCCTGGCACTCGACGGCGCCAGGCTGATGACCGGCAGCGTTCTCTACATCGATGGCGGCTATCACATCATCGATTGA
- a CDS encoding DUF3141 domain-containing protein has translation MSMKNVRLPGGPMSGWVSSAVEYMVDAGQRSVLFLDIMRQRGDQYREHVAQTAPHVLQYAAELIIDGRTLDEPVNYALVRIIPPSDVEIDMGRRPFVVVDPRAGHGPGIGGFKADSEIGVAMKAGHPCYFIGFLPEPVPGQTIERIARAEAKFLETVISRHPEADGKPCVIGNCQAGWAIMILASLRPELFGPLIIAGAPLAYWAGVHGKYPMRYSGGLLGGSWLTALTSDLGAGKFDGAWLVQNFESQNPSNTLWTKQYNVYAKVDTEAERYLDFERWWGGHVNLNAEEIQFIVDELFIGNNLAAGRIEMSDGQKVDLRNIRSPIVVFCSKGDNITPPQQALDWILDCYADVDEIRAYGQTIVYTVHESVGHLGIFVSGGVAKKEHAEFSSNIDLIDVLPPGLYEATFEARGPETVNADLAAGQWVMRCEARTLDDIRAMGGNSPEDERRFAAAKRISELNLAAYQKFVQPWVKRMVTPQIAEWARKMHPLRLQYEAFSSQNPWMSTVKAAADRVEDNRRPASDDNPFLAFQEQISKQIVHALDSWRDAQEALSEMIFLNVYGSPVLQAAVGVDPNAVPTRRREMSPEHRAMLAKRIAELKSRIGEGGLREAALRALLYVGSARGMVDERSIEALRQVRRDHAGPRLTLSEFKMLVREQFFMLLLDREGALATIPRLLPDDMTLRRGAFAAMREVLSASADITGERAKRLKHVAELFGLDGEGESTSNVAPFDSKARAS, from the coding sequence ATGTCGATGAAAAACGTAAGACTGCCGGGCGGCCCAATGTCGGGCTGGGTGTCCTCCGCCGTGGAATACATGGTCGATGCGGGACAGCGCAGCGTCCTGTTCCTGGACATCATGCGCCAGCGCGGCGACCAGTATCGCGAGCATGTCGCACAGACCGCCCCGCACGTCCTGCAATATGCCGCCGAATTGATCATTGACGGCCGGACGCTGGACGAGCCGGTCAACTACGCGCTGGTGCGCATCATTCCGCCCAGCGATGTCGAGATCGATATGGGCCGGCGGCCGTTCGTCGTGGTCGATCCGCGCGCCGGCCACGGCCCGGGGATCGGCGGCTTCAAGGCGGACAGCGAGATCGGCGTTGCGATGAAGGCGGGACATCCCTGCTATTTCATCGGCTTCCTGCCCGAGCCGGTGCCGGGCCAGACCATCGAGCGGATCGCGCGTGCGGAAGCGAAGTTCCTCGAGACGGTCATCAGCCGTCATCCCGAGGCTGACGGCAAGCCGTGCGTGATCGGAAACTGCCAGGCCGGCTGGGCCATCATGATCCTGGCGTCGCTGCGGCCCGAGCTGTTCGGCCCCCTGATCATCGCCGGCGCGCCGCTGGCCTACTGGGCAGGCGTGCACGGAAAATATCCGATGCGCTATTCCGGCGGCCTCTTGGGCGGAAGCTGGCTGACGGCGCTGACGAGCGACCTTGGCGCCGGAAAGTTCGACGGTGCCTGGCTGGTGCAGAACTTCGAGAGCCAGAACCCCTCCAACACGCTCTGGACCAAGCAATACAACGTCTATGCGAAGGTCGACACCGAGGCCGAGCGCTACCTCGATTTCGAGCGTTGGTGGGGCGGGCACGTCAATCTCAATGCCGAGGAGATCCAGTTCATCGTCGATGAACTGTTCATCGGCAACAATCTCGCCGCGGGTCGCATCGAGATGTCCGACGGACAGAAGGTGGATCTGCGCAACATCCGCTCGCCGATCGTGGTGTTCTGCTCCAAGGGTGACAACATCACCCCGCCGCAGCAGGCGCTGGACTGGATCCTCGACTGCTACGCCGACGTCGATGAGATCAGGGCCTATGGCCAGACCATCGTCTACACCGTCCACGAAAGTGTCGGTCATCTCGGCATCTTCGTCTCCGGCGGCGTCGCGAAGAAGGAGCATGCGGAATTCTCGAGCAATATCGATCTGATCGACGTGCTACCGCCCGGGCTCTATGAAGCCACGTTCGAGGCCCGCGGCCCCGAGACGGTTAATGCTGATCTCGCGGCCGGCCAGTGGGTGATGCGCTGCGAGGCCCGAACGCTCGACGATATCCGTGCGATGGGCGGCAATTCGCCGGAGGACGAGCGCCGCTTTGCCGCTGCCAAGCGCATCTCCGAGCTCAATCTCGCGGCCTACCAGAAGTTCGTGCAGCCTTGGGTCAAGCGGATGGTGACACCGCAGATCGCCGAATGGGCGCGCAAGATGCATCCGCTGCGATTGCAATATGAGGCGTTCAGCAGTCAAAATCCCTGGATGTCCACCGTCAAGGCGGCCGCCGACCGTGTCGAGGACAATCGCAGGCCGGCTTCGGATGACAATCCGTTCCTGGCGTTCCAGGAACAGATCTCGAAACAGATCGTCCACGCGCTCGATAGCTGGCGCGACGCGCAGGAGGCGCTGAGCGAGATGATCTTCCTCAACGTCTACGGCTCGCCCGTGCTCCAGGCTGCCGTCGGCGTCGACCCGAATGCCGTGCCAACGCGCCGGCGTGAGATGTCGCCGGAGCACCGCGCCATGCTGGCGAAGCGGATCGCCGAGCTGAAGTCGAGGATCGGCGAGGGTGGACTTCGCGAAGCCGCACTTCGCGCGCTGCTTTATGTCGGCTCCGCGCGCGGCATGGTCGACGAGCGAAGCATCGAGGCGCTGCGGCAGGTTCGGCGCGACCACGCCGGTCCTCGGCTGACGCTGTCGGAATTCAAGATGCTGGTGCGCGAGCAGTTTTTCATGCTGCTGCTGGACCGCGAGGGCGCCCTGGCCACCATCCCGCGGCTGTTGCCCGACGACATGACGCTACGGCGCGGGGCCTTCGCGGCGATGCGCGAGGTGCTGTCGGCGAGCGCGGACATCACCGGTGAACGCGCCAAGCGTCTGAAGCACGTCGCCGAGCTGTTCGGTCTGGACGGCGAAGGGGAGTCGACCTCGAACGTCGCCCCTTTCGACTCCAAGGCAAGGGCATCGTAA
- a CDS encoding acetate/propionate family kinase, with product MDTILVINAGSSSVKFQVYSVEGEGTLRRHIKGQMDGIGSRPRLRATGAGGDPLADRAYPIEAVADVPAAMAVAGDWLRDELRVTPIAVGHRVVHGGPDYARPVLIDHGVVARLERFVPLAPLHQPHNLAPIRSLLANFPTLPQVACFDTAFHRTHDAVADHYAIPHQLHAEGVRRYGFHGLSYEYIARTLPSVAPDIARRRVIVAHLGSGASMCALKDGRSVESTMGFTALDGLPMGTRPGQIDPGVVLYLISEKGMPAAKLQDFLYRECGLKGLSGVSNDMRELEASTDPHARLAIDYFVYRIGLNAGMLTAALQGLDAFVFTAGIGENSVSLRARIAEQLGWLGVALDATENARHARLISRAGSLIPVYVVPTDEELMIAQHTLSLLMNGQSRSLRSERAS from the coding sequence ATGGACACGATCCTGGTCATCAATGCCGGCTCCTCCAGCGTCAAGTTCCAGGTCTATTCGGTTGAAGGCGAGGGGACGCTTCGCCGGCATATCAAGGGACAGATGGACGGCATCGGCAGCCGGCCACGCCTGCGGGCGACCGGCGCAGGCGGCGATCCGTTGGCCGACCGCGCCTATCCGATCGAGGCCGTGGCGGACGTTCCGGCCGCGATGGCGGTTGCCGGAGACTGGCTGCGGGACGAACTCCGGGTCACGCCGATTGCGGTCGGTCATCGCGTCGTGCATGGCGGCCCGGACTATGCGCGGCCGGTCCTGATCGACCACGGCGTCGTGGCTCGCCTCGAACGGTTCGTTCCGCTCGCGCCACTGCATCAGCCGCACAACCTTGCGCCCATCCGATCGCTGCTGGCGAACTTCCCGACGCTGCCTCAGGTCGCGTGCTTCGACACGGCATTCCACCGCACGCATGACGCGGTCGCCGATCACTACGCCATTCCGCATCAGCTCCACGCCGAGGGCGTGCGGCGCTACGGCTTCCATGGCCTGTCCTACGAGTATATCGCCAGAACCTTGCCGAGCGTGGCGCCGGATATCGCCAGGCGGCGGGTGATCGTCGCTCATCTCGGCAGCGGCGCCTCGATGTGCGCGCTGAAGGACGGGCGTAGTGTCGAAAGCACCATGGGCTTCACCGCGCTCGACGGCCTGCCGATGGGAACGCGTCCGGGACAAATCGATCCCGGCGTGGTGCTCTATCTCATCTCCGAGAAGGGAATGCCGGCGGCGAAACTGCAGGACTTCCTCTACCGCGAGTGCGGCCTGAAAGGCCTTTCCGGCGTCAGCAACGACATGCGGGAGCTGGAAGCGAGCACGGATCCGCATGCGCGGCTCGCGATCGACTATTTCGTCTACCGGATCGGCCTCAACGCCGGCATGCTGACGGCGGCCCTGCAGGGTCTGGACGCCTTCGTCTTCACGGCCGGGATCGGCGAAAACTCCGTATCCCTGCGCGCGCGCATCGCGGAGCAGCTCGGATGGCTCGGCGTTGCACTCGATGCCACCGAGAACGCGCGTCATGCGCGGCTGATCTCGCGCGCCGGTAGCCTCATCCCCGTCTATGTCGTCCCGACCGACGAGGAGCTGATGATCGCGCAGCACACGCTGTCGCTGTTGATGAACGGTCAATCGCGCAGCCTAAGATCTGAGAGGGCGTCATGA
- a CDS encoding winged helix-turn-helix domain-containing protein produces the protein MRYFFDKFSLDTERRELCRGPEVVAIAPQVFDLLGYLIGNRERVVSKDDLISAIWQGRAVSDVALTTRLNALRKAIGDSGDEQRLIKTFPRKGVRFVAAVREAPPTATVMNSTTPTAGKPSLVVLPFANLSPDPAQDYFVDGVTQSLTTDLSRMAGIFVIGRNTAFTYKGKHVDLQQVGRELGVRYVLEGSVQRAGGRMRINVQLINAEAGNHLWGERFDKQVADLFDMQDEIGARLANQLGTELVTVEARRAARAPNPDSMDLYFQGMAYLNRGTDPASLSQARPFFEQALRLDATNVEAMVGMADVDTMRATSMLIDRTAPLRMVEASLARILAHTPNHARAHCLMGVVQIFTKRAAQGIAECERALALDRNLATAHAWIGLGKCNLGRAEETEAHIMEAFRLSPRDSKASSWMNTAGVAQSYLGADEAAVHWFKRSIETNRNIAPFVHFFLAAALAHLGRGEEARAFVQAGLILAPDFSIAQFHASCPTDNPTCLVQRTRIAEGLRKAGLPEK, from the coding sequence TTGCGCTATTTCTTTGACAAATTTTCGCTCGATACCGAGCGACGCGAGCTTTGTCGCGGGCCGGAGGTCGTCGCCATCGCACCGCAGGTGTTCGACCTGCTCGGATATCTGATCGGCAACCGCGAGCGCGTCGTCAGCAAGGACGATCTGATCAGCGCCATCTGGCAGGGTCGCGCCGTCTCGGACGTCGCTCTGACCACGCGCCTCAACGCGTTGCGGAAGGCGATCGGCGATTCCGGGGACGAGCAGCGCCTCATCAAGACGTTTCCGCGCAAGGGCGTCCGCTTCGTCGCGGCGGTCCGCGAAGCGCCGCCGACAGCAACCGTCATGAACTCGACGACTCCCACCGCAGGTAAGCCGTCTCTCGTTGTTCTGCCCTTCGCCAATCTGAGCCCGGATCCTGCGCAGGATTATTTCGTTGACGGCGTGACCCAAAGCCTGACCACGGATCTATCGCGGATGGCCGGCATCTTCGTGATCGGCCGCAACACCGCCTTCACCTACAAAGGAAAGCATGTCGATCTGCAGCAGGTCGGCCGCGAACTCGGCGTTCGCTACGTGCTCGAGGGCTCGGTACAGCGCGCTGGAGGCCGTATGCGCATCAACGTTCAGCTCATCAATGCCGAGGCCGGCAACCATTTGTGGGGCGAACGATTCGACAAACAGGTCGCCGACCTCTTCGACATGCAGGACGAGATCGGTGCCCGCCTTGCCAATCAACTGGGAACCGAGCTGGTCACGGTGGAGGCACGGCGCGCAGCGCGAGCGCCGAATCCGGATTCGATGGACCTGTATTTCCAGGGCATGGCGTATCTGAATCGAGGGACGGATCCCGCAAGCCTGTCGCAGGCGCGCCCGTTCTTCGAACAAGCGCTCCGCCTGGACGCCACTAACGTCGAGGCGATGGTGGGCATGGCCGATGTCGACACCATGCGGGCTACCTCCATGCTGATCGACCGGACGGCGCCCCTGCGGATGGTCGAGGCGTCCTTGGCCCGGATACTTGCTCACACGCCCAATCACGCGAGGGCGCATTGCTTGATGGGTGTCGTCCAGATTTTCACAAAACGCGCCGCCCAGGGCATTGCCGAATGTGAGCGGGCATTGGCGCTCGATCGGAATCTGGCCACCGCCCATGCATGGATCGGACTTGGCAAGTGCAATCTGGGTCGGGCCGAGGAGACGGAAGCCCACATCATGGAGGCATTTCGGCTCTCTCCCCGCGACAGCAAGGCCTCTTCCTGGATGAACACGGCAGGCGTCGCGCAGTCATATCTCGGGGCCGATGAAGCTGCCGTTCACTGGTTCAAGCGATCAATCGAGACCAACCGGAACATTGCCCCCTTCGTACATTTCTTTCTCGCCGCCGCGTTGGCTCATCTCGGGCGGGGCGAGGAAGCTCGGGCTTTCGTGCAGGCGGGGCTCATCCTCGCTCCTGATTTCAGCATCGCCCAATTCCACGCAAGTTGTCCAACTGACAATCCGACCTGTCTCGTGCAGCGAACGCGTATCGCCGAGGGTCTACGCAAGGCAGGACTTCCCGAGAAGTGA
- a CDS encoding tripartite tricarboxylate transporter substrate-binding protein: MITRRDVLTASAGIALSAAYRAPTALAQPLARTAYILTGFSPGLQDAMARLVAGQMSDYAESIVVETRPGAAGRIAVEAVRNSDSDGSVMLFGPLGFMMLFPHIYKTLRYQPRDFTPVSTVASAPAFLTLGPMVPPEVTTVADFAIWCRANPKLATYGTPGVGTTLHFLGMMLGRSAGFDFLHVPYQGVGAIQDLVKGVIAAAIMPVGSSLGLVQSGDLRALATTGPRRCPFVPTVPTVREAGYPSLEDLTWFGFFVPAKTPVPIVDKLNAAIQAALRTEEVKAGLVKLAVEPDAIARDDFARLIASESGRWKAIVQATGFVPTD, encoded by the coding sequence ATGATTACGCGTCGTGATGTGCTGACCGCGTCGGCCGGTATCGCGCTCTCCGCCGCATATCGCGCACCGACGGCGCTCGCGCAGCCGCTGGCAAGAACCGCGTACATCCTTACGGGCTTCTCGCCGGGGCTGCAGGACGCCATGGCGCGTCTCGTGGCCGGGCAGATGAGTGACTATGCGGAAAGCATCGTGGTCGAGACCCGGCCGGGCGCAGCCGGTCGCATTGCGGTGGAGGCGGTGAGGAATTCCGATTCCGACGGATCGGTCATGCTGTTCGGGCCACTTGGCTTCATGATGTTGTTCCCGCACATTTACAAGACGCTGAGATACCAGCCACGTGATTTTACGCCGGTGTCGACCGTCGCCTCGGCCCCTGCATTTCTGACGCTCGGTCCGATGGTGCCCCCCGAGGTGACGACGGTTGCCGACTTTGCCATCTGGTGCCGCGCCAACCCGAAGCTCGCCACCTATGGCACGCCGGGCGTCGGAACCACGTTGCATTTTCTCGGTATGATGCTCGGCCGCAGCGCGGGCTTCGATTTTCTTCACGTCCCCTATCAAGGCGTTGGCGCGATCCAGGATCTGGTCAAGGGCGTGATTGCAGCGGCCATCATGCCGGTCGGCAGTTCGCTCGGACTCGTCCAGTCTGGAGATCTTCGTGCGTTGGCGACCACCGGGCCGCGCCGCTGCCCGTTTGTGCCAACGGTACCCACGGTGCGGGAAGCCGGATATCCGTCACTCGAGGACCTCACATGGTTTGGTTTCTTCGTTCCGGCGAAGACGCCGGTGCCCATCGTCGACAAGCTCAATGCCGCGATCCAGGCGGCCTTGCGTACCGAAGAGGTCAAGGCCGGCCTGGTAAAGCTGGCCGTAGAGCCCGATGCGATTGCGAGGGACGACTTCGCTCGGCTGATCGCATCCGAATCCGGTCGGTGGAAAGCGATCGTGCAGGCAACGGGGTTCGTCCCGACCGATTGA
- a CDS encoding methyltransferase, with protein sequence MSRPASVHDLVQSHRITAVIYAAARLNLAEAIGDQAKSVAELARLVSADESALRRLLVGLTTLGLCRQVDRNRFAMTDLGRQLDETADPSFKDWVLFEGEMLVQSWSGLVDSVRTGKTATQLRGDGDDRYAVTGRATEWTRRFNAAMVSLTRTIVPKIVAAHDFAAARVVMDVGGGTGELIGGVLQRNPHLEGIAFDLARCEADARAHFDRLGIADRCRFVAGSFFEKVPSGADTILMKSIIHNWNDDRCEVILRNCRDALPSSGTLIVIERMVPEPATTEPEDRSCVMSDLNMLRGPGGCERTEAEYRRLAILAGFAFVGTTGIGPFSLVKFRKVGN encoded by the coding sequence ATGAGCAGACCAGCATCCGTGCATGATCTCGTGCAGTCGCATCGCATCACCGCGGTGATCTATGCGGCGGCGAGGCTCAATCTCGCCGAGGCCATCGGCGATCAGGCGAAATCGGTGGCCGAACTCGCCAGGCTTGTCTCCGCCGACGAAAGTGCATTGCGCAGACTGCTCGTTGGCCTGACGACACTTGGCCTCTGCAGGCAAGTCGACCGGAACCGGTTTGCCATGACCGATCTCGGCCGGCAGCTCGATGAGACCGCCGATCCATCCTTCAAGGACTGGGTCCTCTTTGAGGGCGAGATGCTCGTGCAATCCTGGAGCGGACTGGTCGATTCGGTTCGCACCGGCAAGACCGCGACGCAGTTGCGCGGTGACGGTGACGATCGCTATGCCGTGACGGGCCGCGCGACGGAATGGACCCGCCGGTTCAACGCCGCGATGGTCAGCCTTACGCGAACCATCGTTCCAAAGATCGTTGCGGCCCACGACTTCGCGGCCGCACGCGTCGTCATGGATGTCGGCGGCGGCACCGGCGAATTGATCGGCGGCGTGCTCCAGCGCAACCCCCATCTTGAGGGGATCGCCTTCGACCTTGCGCGTTGCGAGGCAGACGCGCGTGCGCATTTCGATCGGCTCGGAATCGCCGACCGCTGCAGGTTCGTCGCAGGCAGTTTCTTCGAAAAGGTCCCAAGCGGCGCGGACACTATCCTGATGAAGAGCATCATTCACAATTGGAACGACGACCGTTGCGAGGTCATTCTGCGCAACTGCCGGGACGCGCTGCCGTCCAGCGGGACGCTGATCGTCATCGAGCGGATGGTGCCGGAGCCTGCCACGACGGAACCCGAGGATCGCTCCTGCGTCATGAGCGACCTCAACATGCTGCGCGGACCCGGTGGCTGCGAGCGCACGGAAGCTGAGTATCGCAGGCTGGCCATATTGGCCGGCTTCGCTTTCGTAGGCACGACGGGCATCGGCCCGTTCAGCTTGGTCAAATTCAGGAAAGTCGGGAATTGA
- a CDS encoding IS110 family transposase, whose protein sequence is MQPISTIGLDIAKSVFQVHGVDAAGQVVIRRQLRRRHVLAFFQKLPPCLVGIEACASSHHWSRELQLLGHTVRLMPPAYVKPYVKRQKNDSTDAEAICEAVTRPNMRFVPTKTVEQQSCLMLHRARHLFIRQQTAVINSIRAYLAEFGIVAPVGRRGVEQLLEVVADTADHRLPEVARACLAALGSQLRALKAQILEFDRRIIAWHRSSVTSKRLDAIPGVGPALATALVASIADPKAFRSGRDFSAWVGLVPKQNSSGGKDKLGNISKQGDRYLRSLFTAGALAVIRYAKIHGTNHRPWLTRLLARRPTKVAAIALANKLARMAWAMMARNERYNEPVALAA, encoded by the coding sequence ATGCAGCCAATTTCGACTATCGGTTTGGATATCGCGAAGTCCGTCTTTCAGGTACACGGCGTTGATGCAGCCGGCCAGGTGGTCATACGCCGCCAGTTGAGGCGCCGGCACGTCCTGGCGTTTTTCCAGAAGCTGCCGCCATGCCTGGTGGGGATCGAGGCTTGCGCATCATCGCACCATTGGTCCCGCGAGTTGCAGTTGTTAGGGCATACGGTGCGATTGATGCCTCCGGCCTATGTGAAGCCCTACGTCAAGCGGCAGAAGAACGACAGCACCGACGCGGAGGCAATTTGCGAGGCAGTCACGAGACCCAACATGCGGTTCGTGCCGACCAAGACGGTCGAGCAACAAAGCTGTCTGATGCTTCACCGGGCGCGCCATCTCTTCATCCGCCAGCAGACTGCCGTGATCAACTCAATCCGCGCCTATCTCGCCGAGTTCGGGATTGTTGCCCCTGTCGGGCGCAGGGGTGTCGAGCAACTGCTGGAAGTCGTCGCCGATACAGCCGACCACCGGCTCCCCGAGGTGGCCCGTGCGTGTCTTGCTGCTCTCGGCAGTCAATTGCGCGCACTGAAGGCTCAAATCCTGGAGTTCGACCGACGCATCATCGCCTGGCATCGATCAAGCGTGACGAGCAAACGGCTGGACGCGATCCCCGGCGTCGGGCCGGCGCTGGCAACAGCTCTGGTCGCCAGCATTGCGGATCCCAAGGCTTTCCGATCGGGACGAGACTTCTCGGCCTGGGTTGGGCTCGTGCCGAAGCAGAACTCGAGCGGGGGCAAGGACAAGCTTGGCAATATCAGCAAACAAGGGGATCGCTATTTGCGTAGCCTGTTCACGGCTGGCGCGCTCGCAGTGATCCGCTATGCCAAGATCCATGGCACCAATCATCGGCCCTGGCTCACCCGATTGTTGGCCCGGCGCCCCACCAAGGTCGCCGCCATTGCGCTCGCCAACAAACTCGCCCGGATGGCTTGGGCGATGATGGCAAGGAACGAACGTTACAATGAACCCGTCGCTCTCGCGGCGTGA
- a CDS encoding phosphate acetyltransferase, with translation MSDTTQAKPGSKYERLIAAARAAPPTPTMVVDPCDETSLRGAVDSASAGIIRPVLVGPEKKIRDTAAKFELDVSGFEIVDAPHSEAAAAKGVELIHAARGELLMKGSLHTDELMRAVTAKVGGLRTDRRISHVFVMDVPAYAETIFVTDAAINIFPDLDAKRDIIQNAIDLYNQAGFGKTPRVAILSAVETVTSKIPSTIEAAALCKMADRGQITGGVLDGPLAFDNAIDMEAARIKGIASEVAGRAQILVVPDLESGNMLAKNLAYFAKADSAGIVLGARVPVVLTSRADSPRARMASCAVAALYARARRQTAPTVAA, from the coding sequence ATGTCGGACACGACGCAAGCCAAGCCCGGCAGCAAGTATGAGCGCCTGATCGCGGCGGCCAGAGCCGCACCGCCAACCCCGACCATGGTCGTGGATCCCTGCGACGAGACCTCGCTCCGCGGCGCCGTCGACAGCGCGAGCGCCGGCATCATCCGGCCGGTCCTGGTCGGGCCCGAGAAGAAGATCAGGGACACGGCTGCTAAATTCGAACTTGACGTCTCCGGCTTCGAGATCGTCGACGCGCCGCATAGTGAGGCGGCAGCCGCGAAGGGCGTCGAACTGATTCATGCTGCCAGGGGCGAGCTGCTGATGAAGGGCAGCCTGCACACAGACGAGCTGATGCGCGCCGTGACCGCCAAGGTCGGCGGCCTGCGCACTGACCGGCGCATCAGCCATGTCTTCGTCATGGACGTGCCGGCCTACGCCGAGACCATCTTCGTGACGGACGCCGCCATCAACATTTTTCCGGATCTGGACGCCAAACGCGACATCATCCAGAACGCGATCGATCTCTACAATCAGGCCGGCTTTGGCAAGACGCCGCGCGTTGCGATTCTGTCGGCGGTCGAGACGGTGACCTCGAAAATCCCCTCGACGATCGAAGCCGCAGCCCTCTGCAAGATGGCTGATCGTGGGCAGATCACCGGCGGCGTGCTCGACGGTCCCTTGGCCTTCGACAATGCCATCGACATGGAAGCGGCGCGGATCAAGGGCATCGCCTCCGAGGTCGCCGGCCGTGCGCAGATCCTGGTCGTTCCGGATCTCGAATCCGGCAACATGCTCGCCAAGAACCTCGCCTATTTCGCCAAGGCGGATAGCGCCGGCATCGTGCTTGGCGCGAGGGTGCCGGTCGTCCTGACCTCGCGCGCGGATTCACCGCGCGCGCGGATGGCATCCTGCGCGGTGGCGGCGCTCTATGCCCGCGCCCGGCGCCAGACGGCGCCGACGGTTGCCGCGTGA